One stretch of Amycolatopsis tolypomycina DNA includes these proteins:
- a CDS encoding TetR/AcrR family transcriptional regulator encodes MPEQAPSRLERRKARTRAALVRAAQALIAEGKTAVPILEITQAADVGMGSFYNHFETKEQLYQAAVEDALDVHGALLDELTTGLDDPAQVFAQSFRLTGRLHRRHPELSKVLLHHGLELATSQSGLAPRARRDIEAAVRAGRFTVTDPELAMITVAGAALGLGHLLHRQPERDDAATTDQVTEDLLRMLGLTAAEAHEICGRPLPELDTTTATGAA; translated from the coding sequence ATGCCGGAGCAAGCTCCGAGCCGACTGGAACGGCGCAAGGCACGCACCCGCGCGGCCCTGGTCCGGGCGGCCCAGGCGCTCATCGCCGAGGGGAAGACCGCGGTCCCGATCCTGGAGATCACCCAGGCCGCGGACGTCGGAATGGGGTCGTTCTACAACCACTTCGAGACGAAGGAGCAGCTCTACCAGGCGGCGGTCGAGGACGCCCTCGACGTCCACGGCGCCCTGCTGGACGAGCTCACCACCGGCCTGGACGACCCGGCCCAGGTCTTCGCGCAGAGCTTCCGGCTGACCGGTCGCCTGCACCGGCGGCACCCCGAACTCAGCAAGGTCCTCCTGCACCACGGTCTCGAACTCGCCACCTCGCAGAGCGGACTGGCCCCCCGCGCCCGCCGCGACATCGAGGCCGCCGTCCGAGCCGGCCGCTTCACCGTCACCGACCCCGAACTCGCCATGATCACGGTCGCCGGGGCCGCGCTGGGTCTCGGCCACCTCCTGCACCGGCAGCCCGAGCGCGACGACGCCGCCACGACCGACCAGGTGACCGAGGACCTGCTGCGGATGCTCGGCCTCACGGCCGCGGAGGCTCACGAGATCTGTGGTCGTCCACTGCCCGAGCTCGACACCACCACCGCGACCGGCGCCGCCTGA